One part of the Labilithrix sp. genome encodes these proteins:
- a CDS encoding protein-glutamate O-methyltransferase CheR: protein MRPRRFGARTGETQLRSEEYRLLRDLISERLGLFFGPELRSSLERRLRERLGVRGLDSFADYYQLLAYGAAGHEEWDEAAELLTTHETYFFREDYQLRAFQQEILPLLAKKERKRMQIWSAGCSTGEEAYTIAMLILDSGLFEPLADWEIRVHGSDLSKRCIAAARRGIYGGASFRATADVARGRWFVPSLVEEGKSGVSASVRSLCHFAQMNLLDDERTNLVGKCDVIFCRNVVLYFDAAARKRVIDMFYERLVPGGVLLLGHAESLLNVSTAFELLHLKEDLVYRKPLASTAKP, encoded by the coding sequence ATGAGACCGCGTCGGTTCGGCGCGCGCACGGGCGAGACGCAGCTTCGGTCGGAGGAGTATCGGCTCCTGCGCGATCTGATCAGCGAGCGGCTCGGGCTGTTCTTCGGGCCGGAGCTGCGGTCGTCGCTCGAGCGGCGCCTGCGCGAGCGGCTCGGCGTGCGCGGCCTCGACTCGTTCGCGGACTACTACCAGCTCCTCGCGTACGGGGCGGCGGGGCACGAGGAGTGGGACGAGGCGGCGGAGCTGCTCACCACCCACGAGACCTACTTCTTCCGCGAGGACTACCAGCTCCGCGCGTTCCAGCAGGAGATCTTGCCGCTCCTCGCGAAGAAGGAGCGGAAGCGGATGCAGATCTGGAGCGCGGGCTGCTCGACCGGCGAGGAGGCCTACACGATCGCGATGCTGATCCTCGACTCCGGCCTCTTCGAGCCGCTCGCGGACTGGGAGATCCGGGTCCACGGCTCCGACCTGTCGAAGCGCTGCATCGCCGCCGCGCGGCGCGGGATCTACGGCGGCGCGTCGTTCCGCGCGACGGCGGACGTGGCGCGCGGGCGCTGGTTCGTCCCGTCGCTCGTGGAAGAGGGGAAAAGTGGCGTTTCCGCGTCGGTGCGCTCGCTCTGCCACTTCGCGCAGATGAACCTCCTCGACGACGAGCGCACGAACCTGGTCGGCAAGTGCGACGTCATCTTCTGCCGGAACGTCGTGCTCTACTTCGACGCCGCGGCGCGCAAACGCGTCATCGACATGTTCTACGAGCGGCTCGTCCCCGGCGGCGTGCTCTTGCTTGGACACGCGGAGTCACTGTTGAATGTCTCGACCGCGTTCGAGCTGCTACATCTGAAAGAAGACCTCGTGTACCGAAAGCCTCTCGCCTCGACCGCCAAGCCATGA
- a CDS encoding HEAT repeat domain-containing protein, producing MIASRVRALLEDQEPEVRRRATQEIPSLPAPESCDLLLLALADEDWRVRKEATAVAPRIEPRTAVVFAVARALGERDNVGLRNAAVEALVQIGPDAVPGAVDALTRLDADGRKLAVEVLAGAPTLAGMKTTAKAAKDEDPNVVVACAEALGKADLAGDEARALAIQTLETLLARDDVAVRVAALASLGALEAAVPWSRLEPLLGEPLLRRSALAAAAGDVTPRALLALAGAVADPHTTVARDALVSLGRSLEEAWDDEAVLDVAVKTLRASRSAHERLRAAARETGDAEARGAAILALGLVRDPDDVAVIADALADDEIADRAEAALQLFGQDAALPLIAAGKTAAPSLRGATISMLPVLGSQASEPLAAVREALEDPSAEVVAPALKSIAIVGVAADLLAVARHVRSADARVASAAQGALLAIAGREPDAARAMVPEVDPHGDDALAGAIVLEALGRVRLTVGSDLDFLESALTHREAATRRAAIDALAAIGAAVDAPASRTTASGSPLSSASQLPDARGPKTVAEQWRDDAARAVTVALADEEAVVALAAIRALGRLGRSEQLASLAATTKDPTRLAMVLRALRDADPERALAAARPLLRSPEPSIAAGAIAALEGRVEALLGATDHPDHEVVKLALGAIAKIGDERALAALATAIDHPSESVRKHAAELLGQTGADGEAVLRVRLDRERSAEVRRAIMEALAVRS from the coding sequence ATGATCGCGAGCCGCGTCCGCGCGTTGCTCGAAGACCAGGAGCCCGAGGTCCGCCGTCGCGCGACGCAGGAGATCCCGTCGCTCCCCGCGCCCGAGTCGTGCGATCTCCTCCTCCTCGCGCTCGCGGACGAAGACTGGCGCGTGCGAAAGGAAGCGACCGCCGTAGCGCCGCGGATCGAGCCGCGGACCGCGGTCGTGTTCGCGGTCGCGCGCGCGCTCGGTGAGCGCGACAACGTCGGCCTCCGCAACGCCGCGGTCGAGGCGCTCGTGCAGATCGGACCCGACGCGGTGCCGGGCGCGGTCGACGCGTTGACCCGCCTCGACGCCGACGGCCGCAAGCTCGCGGTCGAGGTGCTCGCCGGCGCGCCCACCCTCGCCGGGATGAAGACGACCGCGAAGGCGGCGAAGGACGAGGACCCCAACGTCGTCGTCGCGTGCGCGGAGGCGCTCGGCAAGGCCGACCTCGCCGGCGACGAGGCGCGCGCGCTCGCGATCCAGACGCTCGAGACCCTGCTCGCGCGCGACGACGTCGCGGTCCGCGTCGCCGCCCTCGCGTCGCTCGGCGCGCTCGAAGCGGCGGTGCCGTGGAGCCGGCTCGAGCCGCTCCTCGGCGAGCCGCTCCTCCGCCGCAGCGCGCTCGCGGCGGCGGCCGGCGACGTGACGCCGCGCGCGCTCTTGGCGCTCGCCGGCGCGGTCGCGGACCCGCACACCACCGTCGCGCGCGACGCGCTCGTCTCGCTCGGGCGCTCGCTCGAAGAGGCGTGGGACGACGAGGCCGTCCTCGACGTCGCGGTGAAGACGCTCCGCGCGTCGCGGTCGGCGCACGAGCGCCTGCGCGCCGCGGCGCGCGAGACGGGCGACGCGGAGGCGCGCGGCGCGGCGATCCTCGCGCTCGGCCTCGTGCGCGATCCGGACGACGTCGCCGTCATCGCCGACGCGCTCGCGGACGACGAGATCGCCGACCGCGCGGAGGCGGCGCTCCAGCTCTTCGGGCAAGACGCGGCGCTCCCGCTCATCGCCGCGGGCAAGACCGCGGCGCCGTCGCTGCGCGGCGCGACGATCTCGATGCTGCCCGTCCTCGGATCGCAGGCGTCGGAGCCGCTCGCGGCGGTGCGAGAGGCGCTCGAAGATCCGTCGGCCGAGGTCGTCGCCCCCGCGCTGAAGAGCATCGCGATCGTCGGCGTCGCGGCGGACCTCCTCGCCGTCGCGCGGCACGTGCGGAGCGCGGACGCGCGCGTGGCCTCCGCCGCGCAAGGCGCGCTCCTCGCGATCGCGGGGCGCGAGCCCGACGCCGCGCGCGCGATGGTGCCGGAGGTGGACCCCCACGGCGACGACGCGCTCGCGGGCGCGATCGTGCTCGAGGCGCTCGGTCGCGTGCGCCTCACGGTCGGGAGCGATCTCGACTTCCTCGAGAGCGCGCTGACGCATCGCGAGGCCGCGACGCGGCGCGCGGCGATCGACGCGCTCGCCGCGATCGGCGCCGCGGTCGACGCGCCGGCGTCGCGCACCACCGCGTCGGGATCGCCGCTCTCGTCCGCGTCGCAGCTCCCCGACGCGCGCGGCCCGAAGACGGTCGCGGAGCAGTGGCGCGACGACGCCGCGCGCGCGGTGACGGTGGCGCTCGCGGACGAGGAGGCCGTCGTCGCGCTCGCGGCGATCCGCGCGCTGGGGCGGCTCGGTCGCTCCGAGCAGCTCGCCTCGCTCGCGGCGACGACGAAAGACCCGACCCGCCTCGCGATGGTGCTGCGCGCGCTGCGCGACGCCGATCCGGAGCGCGCCCTCGCCGCGGCGCGCCCGCTCCTGCGCTCGCCGGAGCCGTCGATCGCGGCCGGCGCGATCGCGGCGCTCGAGGGGCGAGTGGAGGCCCTGCTCGGCGCGACCGATCACCCCGACCACGAGGTCGTGAAGCTCGCGCTCGGCGCGATCGCGAAGATCGGCGACGAGCGCGCGCTCGCCGCGCTCGCGACCGCGATCGACCACCCCTCCGAGTCGGTCCGCAAGCACGCGGCGGAGCTCCTCGGCCAGACCGGCGCCGACGGCGAGGCGGTCCTCCGCGTCCGCCTCGATCGCGAGCGCAGCGCCGAGGTCCGCCGCGCGATCATGGAGGCGCTCGCGGTGCGTTCATGA
- the cheB gene encoding chemotaxis-specific protein-glutamate methyltransferase CheB: MTAPIRLMVVDDSAYNRRTIQEVFQNHPEVEIVGKAADGEEALRMATMLRPDVITLDLEMPRMDGFTFLRILMAKQATPVIVVSSYAQKENVFKALELGALDFVAKPTAQIAPDAADLKQQILEKVLVVRQLRASFAAGAAGASPISRRPPSMGFERAHSPDSIAALRAAAPYVAPKSVVAIASSTGGPSALLEIFGKIPRNTTAGFVVAQHMPDKFTRTFAERLDRKGTVRTSEGQDGDRLGKSTGFVCPGRQCMEVHPNGVELKITIGAPKPEDKYVPSADRLLKSVAAAVGQRAVGVILTGMGDDGVEGARAIRDAGGIVVAEAQETAVVYGMPGAAVRAGLPQKVLPLPQIAEYLASLT, encoded by the coding sequence ATGACGGCCCCCATCCGCCTCATGGTCGTGGACGACTCGGCCTACAACCGTCGCACGATCCAGGAGGTCTTCCAGAACCACCCCGAGGTCGAGATCGTCGGCAAGGCCGCCGACGGCGAAGAGGCGCTCCGCATGGCGACCATGCTGCGGCCCGACGTCATCACGCTCGACCTCGAGATGCCGCGCATGGACGGCTTCACGTTCCTGCGCATCCTGATGGCGAAGCAGGCGACGCCCGTGATCGTGGTCTCGTCGTACGCGCAGAAGGAGAACGTCTTCAAGGCACTCGAGCTCGGGGCGCTCGACTTCGTCGCGAAGCCCACCGCCCAGATCGCGCCCGACGCGGCCGACCTCAAGCAGCAGATCCTCGAGAAGGTCCTCGTCGTGCGGCAGCTCCGCGCGTCCTTCGCCGCGGGCGCCGCCGGCGCGAGCCCGATCTCGCGGCGGCCGCCGAGCATGGGCTTCGAGCGCGCGCATTCGCCCGACTCGATCGCGGCCCTCCGCGCGGCCGCGCCGTACGTCGCGCCGAAGTCGGTCGTCGCGATCGCGTCGTCGACCGGCGGTCCCTCCGCGCTCCTCGAGATCTTCGGGAAGATCCCGCGCAACACCACCGCCGGCTTCGTCGTCGCGCAGCACATGCCCGACAAGTTCACGCGCACCTTCGCCGAGCGCCTCGATCGCAAGGGCACCGTGCGCACGAGCGAGGGTCAGGACGGCGATCGCCTCGGCAAGAGCACCGGCTTCGTCTGCCCCGGCCGCCAGTGCATGGAAGTGCACCCGAACGGCGTCGAGCTGAAGATCACGATCGGCGCGCCGAAGCCGGAGGACAAGTACGTCCCGAGCGCGGACCGCCTCCTCAAGAGCGTCGCGGCCGCGGTCGGGCAGCGCGCGGTCGGCGTCATCTTGACGGGCATGGGCGACGACGGGGTCGAGGGCGCGCGCGCGATCCGCGACGCGGGCGGCATCGTGGTCGCGGAGGCGCAGGAGACCGCGGTCGTCTACGGGATGCCGGGCGCGGCGGTGCGCGCGGGCCTCCCGCAGAAGGTCCTCCCGCTGCCGCAGATCGCCGAGTACCTGGCGTCGTTGACGTGA